From the Thermus brockianus genome, the window GGTGGGCATAGAGGGGCCCTTGCTAGGGGGTGTGGCCTTGGCGGCGGTTTTGGGGCACAACTACTCCGTGTTCTTGGGCTTTCAGGGGGGAAAGGGCGTGGCCACCAGCTTCGGCACCCTCCTTTTCCTGGACCCGGTGCTGGCCCTTTGGACCCTGCCCATAGGGCTTTCCGTGATGCTCCTCACCCGCTACGTTTCCGCAGGGAGCATGACCGGGGGGTTGGCGGCCTTGGTGCTGGCCTTGGCCTTGGGGCGGCCCCTTTGGGAGGTGGGCACCGTGGCCCTCATGGCCCTTCTCATCTTCTTCACCCACCGGGAAAACCTAAAGCGCCTCCAGGCGGGTACGGAGCGGCGGCTTGGGGAGCGGGTGGAGGTGAGGGATGCTTGACCTTTTGGTCATCGCCCCCCATCCCGACGATGGGGAGCTCGGGTGCGGTGGGACCTTGGCGAGGGCCAAGGCGGAAGGGTTATCCACGGGGATTTTGGACCTCACCCGGGGGGAGATGGGCACCAAGGGCACCCCGGAGGAAAGGGCCCAGGAGGTGGCGGAGGCGAGCCGGATCCTGGGCCTGGACTTTAGGGGGAACCTGGGGCTTCCCGATGGGGGGCTTGCCGACACCCCCGAGCAGCGCCTGAAGCTGGCGGATGCGCTCAGGAAATTGAGGCCCCGCATCCTCTTCGCCCCCCTCGAGGCCGACCGCCACCCCGACCACACGGCGGCAAGCCGCCTGGTGGTGGCCGCCCTCCACCTGGCGGGCCTGAAGAAGGCCCCCTTGGAAGGGGAGCCTCACCGGGTGGAAAGGTTTTTCTTCTACCCGGGCAACCACCCCTTCACCCCCAGCTTCCTGGTGAAGATCTCCGCCTTCATAGACCAGTGGGAGCAGGCGGTCTTGGCCTACAGGAGCCAGTTTTCCGGGGAGGCGGCGAGCGAGACCGTGGGGCCCAAGGGGGTGGAGGCCCGCAAGGCCATGCGCCGCTACTTTGGCAACTACCTGGGGGTGGACTACGCCGAGCCCTTTGTGAGCCAGCTTCCCGTGCTCTACGTCCCCTGGTCCCGGGCCTAGGCGCTTGCATAACTTTGCAAGGTCGGGGTATCCTAAGGGCCTCATGGGGGGAGACGCCCTGACCCTGCCCAAGGACCTTTTGGACTTTTACGGCTACAGTGCCCAGGCCATCCGGGACCTGATCGCCTTGGCGGAGCGGCTTAAGCGGGAGCGCTACCGGGGGGAGGAGCTAAAGGGGAAGGTCCTGGCCCTCCTCTTTGAGAAGCCCTCCTTACGTACCCGGACCACCCTCGAGGTGGCCATGCTCCACCTGGGGGGGCATGCGGTTTACCTGGACCAGAAACAGGTGGGTATCGGGGAGCGGGAGCCCGTGAGGGACATCGCCAAGAACCTGGAGCGGTTCGTGGAGGGGATCGCCGCCCGGGTCTACCGGCACGCGACCGTGGAGGCCCTGGCCCGCCATGCCCGCATCCCCGTCATCAACGCCCTTTCGGACCGGGCCCATCCCCTGCAGGCCCTGGCGGACCTCCTCACCCTCAAGGAGGTCTTTGGGGGGTGGGAGGGCCTCGAGGTGGCCTGGGTGGGGGACGGGAACAACGTTTTAAACTCCCTCCTGGAGGTCGCGCCCCTGGTGGGGCTAAGGGTGCGGGTGGCCACCCCTAAGGGCTACGAGCCCGATCCCGCCCTTCTGGAAAAGGCCAAGGCCTACTTCACCCACGACCCCAAGGAGGCCGCCTTTGGGGCCCACGCCCTCTACACGGACGTCTGGACCAGCATGGGCCAGGAGGCGGAGCGGGAAAAGCGCCTCAAGGACTTCCGTGGCTTCCAGGTGAACGGGGAACTCCTCTCCCTCCTCCACCCCGAAGGGATCTTCCTCCACTGCCTCCCCGCCCACTACGGAGAGGAGACCACGGAGGAAGCCGTGCACGGCCCCAAAAGCCGCGTCTTTGACCAGGCGGAAAATCGTCTCCACACCGCCAAAGCCGTCCTCCTCACCTTGCTAAAGTAGGGGTATGGTCCGCCCTTACCGCTTTAGCCTGGAGGAGTTCCTGAAGCTTCCCCTGCCCGAGCGGGGGGTGGAGCTTCTGGAGGGGGAGATTTACCAGATGGCACCCATCGGCCCACGCCACGCCTACGTTCTGAACCGCTGGAACCGTCTCTTCGTGGAGCGCTTTCCCGAAGCGTTGGTGCAGGTTCAGGGTCCCTTGGCCCTGGCTCCGGATGTGTATTTGGAGCCGGACCTGGCCCTTCTGCGGCCGGGGGACTATGGGGAGCGCCTTCCTGGGGCGGAGGACGTGCTTTTGCTCCTGGAGGTTTCCGATGCTTCCTTGGAGTACGATTTAGGCAAAAAGGTGCCCCTATACGCCCGTATGGGCGTGCCCGAGGTTTGGGTCCAGGACCTCCAGGGAAGCCGGCTCCTCGTTTTCCGCACCCCGGAGGAGGACCACTACCGGGAGCAGATCTGGGTTAAGCCCGGGGAGCGCCTGGCGCCCCTGGCCTTCCCGGAAGTTCTTCTGGAGGTGCCGTGGTAAGGGTGGGGATCCTGGGCGCCTCGGGGTATGGCGGGGCGGAGCTCCTCCGCCTGCTTAAGCGCCATCCTGGGGTGGAACTGGTGGGTTTTTCCAGCCGCAAGCACGAGGGTAGACCCCTTTCTTCCGCCTGGCCCCAGCTTTGGGACGAAAGGCCCTTCGTTGCCCAAGAGGAGGTCTTGGAGCGGGCGGACGTCCTGTTTCTGGCCCTCCCCAACGGCCTCGCCATGGGGATCACCCCCGAGGCCCTTCGCGCGGGCAAGCGGGTCATAGACCTTTCCGGGGACTACCGCCTTCCCCCGGAGGTCTACGAGGCCTGGTACGGGATCCGCCACCAAAGCCCCGAGCTCTTCCGGGAGGCGGTCTACGGCCTGCCCGAGCTCCACCGGGAGGAGCTCAGGGAAGCCCGCCTGGTGGCGAACCCTGGCTGCTACGTCACCGCCGCCACCTTGGCCCTCGCTCCCTTGGCGGCGGAAGGGGTTCTCCGGCGTGCCTTCGTGGTGGGCTTAAGCGGGGTTTCGGGGGCGGGCAGGGAGGGGGAGGGCACCTTCTTCGCCGAGGTGAACGAGAACCTGAAACCCTACAAGGTAGGGGGCACCCACCGCCACATCCCCGAGATGGAAGCGAACCTGGGCCGCCTCCTGGCCCAAGGGCGGAGGGTGCGCACCCACGGGCCCAGGCGGGAGGTGCGCCTTTCCTTCACCCCCCACCTGGTGCCCATGACCCGGGGGATTTTGGTCACCGCGGAGGCGGAGGTGGAGGGGACCTGGAGCCAGGAGGCTCTGGACGCCCTCTACCGGGACTTCTACCTAGGGGAGCCCTTCGTGCGGGTTTTGGGGGGGCTTCCCGAGACCAAGGGCACCTATGGCGCCAACCGGGTGGACCTCAAGCCCCTCTACGAGGAAAGGACTGGGCGCGTCCTGGTCTTCGCCGCCTTGGACAACCTGGTGAAGGGCATGGCGGGGCAGGCGGTGCAGAACCTGAACCTGATGCTGGGCCTACCCGAGGACACCGCCTTGCCCAAGGAGGGCGTATGGCCGTGAGGTTACCCAGGGGTTTCCGCGCCGGGGCTACCCGGGCGGGCATCAAGCCTTCGGGCAAGCCGGACCTGGCCCTTTTGGTCTCAGGGCTTCCCGCCCAATGGGCCTACGCCGCCACCCAGAACCGGGCCGCGGCCCCTTCCATCCACCGGGGCCGGGGGCTTTACGCCACCGGAGCCCCCTTGCGGGCCGTGGTGGTGAACGCCGGCAACGCCAACTGCGCCACGGGGGAGCGGGGCTTTCGGGACGACGCGCGGATGGCCGAGCTCGCCGCCTTCCGCCTGGGCCTTGCCCCCGAGGAGGTGCTCACCGCCTCCACGGGGGTGATCGGGGTGCCCCTGCCCGTGGAGCGGATCGCGGCGGGCCTGCCGCAAATAGAGCTCACCCCTTACGCCGACCCCTTCGCCGAGGCCATCCTCACCACCGACCTGGTGCCCAAGGTGGCGGAGGCCGAGGTGGCGGGGGCCAGGGTGGTGGGCATCGCCAAGGGAAGTGGGATGATCCACCCCAACATGGCCACCATGCTGGCCTTTTTGGTCACGGACGCCTGGGTGCCCCAGGAGGCCTTGCGGGAGGCCTGGAGGGGCATCGTGGACCGCACCTTCAACCAGGTGACCGTGGACGGGGACACCTCCACCAACGACCTGGCCCTGGTCATGGCCAATGGGGCTTATGGGGAGGTGCCGCCCGAAGCCCTCTTCCAGGCTTTGGAAGGGGTGGCGCGGGAGCTTGCCAAGAGGATTGCCCGGGATGGGGAAGGGGCCACGAAGCTTTTGGTGGTGCGGGTGGTGGGGGCGGTCACGGAGGAGGAGGCGAGGCGGGCGGCTAGGGCGGTGGCGGGAAGCCTCCTTTGGAAAAGCGCCCTCTACGGCAACGACCCCAACTGGGGCCGCATCCTGGCCGCCCTCGGCAACTCGGGGGCCCGGTTTGACCCCTTGCGGGTGCGGATTTCCCTCCAAGGTATCCCCCTGTACGCCGGCGGGGACCTCCCCTTTGACCGGGAGAGGGCGAGCCAGGCCATGCGCCAGGAGGTGGTGGAGGTCCTGGTGGACCTGGGAGAGGGGGAAGGGGCGGCGGAGGCCTACGGGTGCGACCTCACCGAGGGGTATGTGCGCATAAACGCCTTGTACACGACTTGACTTTTTCTTGGGAAGAACGTAGCATATCTTCACGAGGGTGGAAACCCTCTATATGGAGGTGAAGGATGAAGAAAGCGGTGGTTGTAGCTTTTGCGGCTCTCCTGACGGCGGCCATGGCGCAGAAGTTTTCCGTGGAGGCTGGTGCTGGCCTCTACGGAAACCTAGGCGGGCAACTGGCTGTGGTGGCGGAGGACTTTACCCCTGGGCTTCCCTTGGGGGTGCGGCTGGGCGTGGGCTTCGCCCAGAGCGATGCGCGGGACGATGGGTATGACCTTGGGGGAGGCACGACTTGGGGTGACTACAAGAAGACCAACGAGCTCTCCGAGTGGGGCCAAAACATCACCCTTTCCTTGGATGTTCTCTACAAGGTGGCGGGCTTGGGTCTGCCGGTGGAGGTGGCGCCTTACGCCGGGATCCGCTACAACCTCTTCTCGGGTGGCTATACGGATCCGCAGAATAAGATTTCGGGCACCAAGAGCGAATCTGTTTCCACCAACCAGTTTGGCTTCGGCGCCGGTGTGCGCCTCGCTTACCCCCTCATGCCCAACCTGAGCCTGGTGGGGGACCTGGGGGCGGATTACTACCTGAACGCTTGCTTCAAGAGGGTCCATGAGGATGACTCCGGGAATAAGACCGAGAGAACTGTGTGCCCCGGGGGCAGCGGCTACGATAGCCTCAACGAATTGGTTACCCAGCCCGAGTGGGTCTTCAAGCTCCGCGTGGGCGCCGCTTATCGCTTCTAAGCCCTAGGGTAGCATGAAGGGGATGCGTGGGCATCCCCTTCTTCTTTTGCTTTTCCTTGCCGGTTGCGCTCGGCCCGATGGGGCCCCGCCGGAGCTCGGCCTGGTGGAGCCCTTGGGTGGAGCGGTGGCCCCCGGCAAGGCCCTGGTGGTGGAGGGCTACGCCTTTGACCCCTCCGGGGTGGCGAGCGTGCGGGCGCAAGGGGCGGAGGTGCTGGGGGAGGCGGAGAAGGGCAAGCGGCTCGTGCGCTTCCGCTTCCGCCTACAGGCCCCCACCTCGGGGGAGGTGGAACTGAGGATGGAGGCGGTGGACGCCCTGGGCCACCGGGTGGAGCGGCGCGTTCCCTTGGTGCTGGACGCCGCCCCGCCCCGGATCGTGGTGGAGCGGGTGGAGCGGGAGGGGAGCCTCTACCGGGTTTATGGCCGGGTGGAGGACAACGTGCGGGTGGACCGGGTGGTGGTGCAGGTGGGAGGACGGTACACGCCGCTTTCCCTGCCCAAGGAAGCTAGGGTTTCCTTTTTGGTGGAGGTCCCTTCGGGAGCGGTGGTGGTAGCGGTGGACGCCGCTGGCAACCGTTCTTCTAGGCGCATCCCCTAAGGGGCGCCTTGTGGTACACTTTGGGCCGGTATGCCGCTAGGGGAAGCCCTTCACGACCTAGCCCGGGCCCTGAGGGAGACCCCCCTCGAGGCCCGGGAGGCGGGGCGCTTCCGGGAAATCGCCAAGCTCCTCCACCGCCTTCCCCCAAGCCGGGAGCGGGATGGGCTCTTGGCGGTGGCCTACCTGCGGCTATACCAGCTCTTGGGCCAGGAAGAAGACTACCTCAAGGGCTACAGCTACGCCCGCACTGCCCGCCTCGAGGCGGTGCGCCTTTTGAGCGAACGCCTGGGGGAGGGCCAATGAAGGAGCTTTTGGGGCTTCTCGCTGTCTGGAGCATCGTTCTTTCCGGGCTTGCCCTTTTGGTGGGGGTAGGGCTCATCCGCCGGGGTGAGCGGGTTTGGCACCACCGGGCCATGCTCACGGCCACGGCGCTGGCGGCTTTGTTTTTGGTCTTTTACCTCACCAAGTGGGGCCTTTACGGCACCACGGCCTATGGGGGGCCGGAGGCTTGGCGGGGGGTCTACTACTTTATCCTCATCACCCACACCCTTTTGGCCACCCTGAACGGGCCTTTGGCCCTTTACGTTATCTGGCGGGCCATTAGGGGCGAGTTCGCCCTCCACAAGCGCTGGGCTAAGGTCCTGGTGCCCATCTGGCTCTACGTGGCCCTCACGGGTTGGGTCATTTACCTCGTGCTCAAGCGCTACGGGGTGGAGTCGGGGGGGATCGCCTTCTAGCCCAGGGCTCCACCACGATCCGCCCCTCCACCACCCGGGCGAGCTCGGGCCCCTCCGCCGCTTCCCCCTCGGGGGCCTGGGCCAGGTGGGGTCCGATGCGGAGTTGCTTGGCGCCGAGGCTTAGGGCGAAGATGAAGCGCTCCTCATCCCCCCCTGCCCCGGCGTGGGCGAGGCCCCGGAGTTTCCCCACCACGATCACGTCCCCTCCCGCCACCACCTCGGCCCCTGGGTTGACGTCCCCCAGGACCACGACGGTGCCGGGGTGCTCCACCCGCTCCCCGGCCCTTAGGGTTTTGCTCACCACCAGGGTGCTTAGGCCCTTGTGGCTTCGGGCGGGTACGAGGGTGAGGGGGCGGCCTAAGGCCAGGAGGGCCTCTACGACCTCTTGGGGCACGGGCCCCGCCACCTCCACCTCCAGGGGAAGCCCCTCGGGGAGGGTGAGCCGGGCTATGTCCTCGGCGCTCTCCCCCCCGTCCAGGCGGAGGGCGAGGGCCTTGGGCGTGGCGCGGAGGCGCATGGGGCTATTTTACGGGGCCTTGGCCTCCTCGGGCACCTTCCAGTAGGCCTCCATCACCTTGCGCACCGCTGGGAGGGCCACCCGGCTCCCTTCCCCCCCGTTTTCAAAGAAGGCCACTACCACCAAGGGAGGGTAGGGGCTTTGGGGGTCCGTGGGCCCATACCCCATGTACCAGGCGTGCTCCAGCCCCCGGCGCTTGCCGGGGGTTTCCGCTGTCCCCGTTTTGCCCCCTGTGGGGACGGGGAAGCTTCCCAGCACGTGGCGCGCCGTCCCCTCGGTCACGGTCTTCCGCAAACCCTCTTGGAGCACGCCGAAGAAGCGCCCCGGTACCGGCGCCAAGGAGGGCCTTACCTCCTCCTTGCCCAAGCGCTTCACCAGGTGCAGTCGGGGTTTCTTGCCCCCGTTGGCCAGGGTGGCCAGCATGCGGGCGATCTGGGCCGGGGTGGCGAGGACCGGACCCTGGCCGATGGCCACGGAAAGGGTTTCCCCGGGGTACCAAGCCTCCCCCAAGGCCTCCCGCTTCCAGGCCCGGGTTGGGAGGAGGCCCGTCTTCTCCGCCACCTCCACCCCCGTGGGCTCCCCAAGGCCGAGAAGCTGCGCCCGGGCCGCCAGGCGGTCCACAAAGCCCAAGGGGTCCTGGGCCACCGCCTGGTAGTACCAGGTGTTGCAGCTCCAGGCGATGGCCTCCCGTACCGTCATGGGCCCCATGTCCCGGCTGGCCCAGTTGCGGCGCACCTGCCCCCCGTAGACGATGTAGGGGCTACAGCGGTAGGGGGTGTTTGGGCTCACGTAGCCCTCCTCCAGGAGGGCGTAGCTCGTGGCGAGCTTGAAGGTGGAGCCCGGGGTGTAGGGCTGGAGGGCGCGGTTGAGGAGGGGCAGGTCCGGGTCCCGTAGGAGGTCCTGGACCTCCTTGGGCACGGGGCGCTTGGCGAAGAGGTTGGGGTCAAAGGAGGGGGCGCTGGCCATGGCCAGGATCTCCCCGCTTCTCGGGTCCAGGGCCACGATGGCCCCCTTGACCCGGGTGGCGGGGGGGAGGCCGTTAAGCCTGCGGCCCGCATTGATGTCCGCGAGGGCTTCCTCTAGCGCCCTTTCCGCCGCCCGTTGCAGGTCTAGGTCCAGGGTGAGGACCACGTCCTTTCCGGGGGTGGGCTCTTCCAGGATGGTTTCCCGCAGACGTTCCCCCCGGACGTTCACCTCCACCGCCTTCACGCCCCGTTTGCCCCGCAGGTAGGGCTCGAGGGCAGCCTCGAGGCCCGCCTGGCCCACCTGCTCGTCGGGGCTATAGCCCCGCTTCACCTGTTCGGCGTTGGCCTGGAGGACGTAGCCCAAAACGGGTCCCGAGATGGGGTTTGGGTAGTGGCGTTCAATGCGTTCTACAAGCTTCAGGTTCCTCTGCCCGGCGGTGAGCTCCGCCAGGGTGGGGAGGAGGTGCTCGGGCACCCCCGCCTTGAGCACCCCGGGTTCCTTGGGGAGTTCCTTCAGGCCCAAAAGCGGGAGGAGCCGCTCCTTAAAGGCCACCTCTCCCCCCTCGTAGACCAGGTCCACCACCAGCCGGTCCTGGGCGATGACCCGCCCTTTCCGGTCCAGGATCCGCCCTCGGGGGGCGGGGATACCCTCGGTCTTCAGGTAGTTCCCCTGGCTTTTCAGGGCGTACTTCTCGTGCTCCAGCACCTGGAGTTGCCAAGCCCGAAGGCCCAAAAGGCCCAGGGCCACCAGGAAGGAGAGCATGAGGGCGTAAAGCCTCGAGGTCATGGCGCACGCGCACCCTTTAGCCGAAGGGCCAGGAGGGCCAGGGGGAGGGTGAAGAGGCCTTCCAGAAGAAGGTCCAGGGGGAGGAGGGGGGGGAGGTCCAGGCGAAGCCAGTAGGCCACCAGGAAGTAGCCGAACCACTTGGCCAGAAAGGCCCAAAGGAAGGCGAAGGAGGCGCCCAGCCCTTCCCCCGCCACCAGGCGCCGGCTTGCGGCGTAGAAGGCGTAAGCGGCGAGGAGGAGGCCCGTGGCGTGGAGGCCCAGGAGGCCATACCCCAAGAGGTCTTGGAGAAGCCCAAGGAGAAAGGCCACGGGAAGCCCTAGGTAGTAGGGCCTGCCCCAGGCGTACCAAAGGGCAAGGACCAGGAAGAGGTCGGGGGCCATGAGCCCCTGGGGCCAGAGGGCGGAAAGGAGCCCGGCCAGAAAAAGGGTGAGGAGAAGGGCTAAAAGCGCCGTCATAAGGGCCTCAGGACGATCACCTCTTCCAGGAGGGAAAGCTCCACCAAGGGCCTGGCCCAGGCCCTTAGCTTAAGCCCCCCCTGAACCCTTTCCACCCGTTCCACCCGGCCCACGGGGATGCCCGCGGGGAAAAGGCCCAAGGGCGCCCCGGTGAGGAGGAGGTTCCCCGGGGCCACCTGGACCGTGGGGGGAAACTCGGCCAGGAGCCGGTCCGGGGGGGCACCGCGGGCCACACCCCGCCCGGGGGCCCCTTCGGGGCGCACCCCCACCTGGCTTTCCGGGTCCAAAAGGGTGCGCACCAGGGCCCGGTGGGCCTCCACCTCCACCACCAGGCCCACCAGCCCCTCGGGGGCGGTGACGGGCATGCCCACCCGGATCCCGTCCCGTTCCCCAAGGCCGATCACCAGGCGGCGGTAGAGCCCCGAGAGGTCTTCCCCCACCACGGGGGCCACGGCCACCACCCCCGGGGCCTGCTCCGCTTGCACCCTAAGGGCCCGGGAGAGGCGCTCCACCTCCAGGCGAAGCCTGCGGTTTTCCGCTTCCAAGGCCGCCACCCGGTCCTTGAGGAGGCGGTTTTCCCGGTAGAGGTCTTCCCGGTTTAGGAGGGCGGAAACCCCCGCCCGGAGGTTCTCCCCAAACCGGTGCCCTAGGGCGGGCAGGGGGGCGGTGAGGGGGGAAAGCCGGAGGGAAACCTTGGGGGCGAGGGGCCGGGTGAGGGCGGCCAGGGCGAGTCCCAAGGCGAGGAGGCCGAGGAGGAGAAGGCGGCGCAGGGCGGTTTCGCTCACGGCCTAAACCCCCTTTCCCAAAGGAGGGCGAAGAGCCGGGACACGGGGAGGCCCACCACGGTGTAGAAGTCCCCCTCCACCCCCGAAAGAAGGGCCATGCCGAGCCCCTGGGCCCCGTAGCCCCCCGCCTTGTCCAGGCCCTCGCCGCTTTCCACGTACCAGGCGATCTCCTCCTCCGAAAGGGGACGGAAGCGCACCCTGGCCGTGTGCACCTCCAGGACCAGGTCCATCGGGGTGCGGAGGTAGATGGCGGTGTGCACCCGGTGGCTCCTCCCGGAAAGGAGCCTGAGGAAAAGGCGGTTTTCCTCCGGGTCCTTGGGCTTGCCCAAGACCTTCCCCCCAAGGTCCACCACGGTGTCCGCCGCCAGGACCCATTCCCCCGCCACGCTTTCCCCCTTGCGCCGGGCAAGGGCCAGGGCGAGCTCGGGTGGGGGGAGCGCGAGGTCCGCTTCCTCTACCCCGGGGACCACCACCCGAAGGGGGTAGCCCAGGGCCTCGAGGAGGGCCCTGCGCCTGGGGCTACCCGAGGCCAGGATTAAAGGGGGTCGCCCGCTTCCCAAAGCCTTTCCACCTCCTTTCGGTAGGCCTCCGCCAGGGTGGGGCTCCTTAGGACCAGGAGGTTTTCGTTGTTCACCTCCCGGGCGCGGAAGGAGAAGTTGTAGCTTCCCGTAATCACGTGGATCCCGTCCAGGACCATGACCTTGTGGTGCAGGGTGTAGGGGTTAGGGTCCTTCCGCACGGGGATACCCCCCTCAAGGAGCCTTTCGTCCCGGCTATCCCCCAGGTTGCGGGCTTCCAGGACCACCCGCACCGCAAGGCCCCGTTCCTTTGCCCCTAGAAGGGCTTCCACAATTTCGCGGTCCGTGAGGACGAAGGCGGCCACCAGGATCTCCCTTTGGGCCTCGCCAATGGCCCTTAGGATGGCTTCCTGGGCAAGCCTTCCCCCTTTAGGGCTAAAGTAGGCGGTTCCCTCCACCCCCTCCAGGGCGAAGGCCACGGGGCGGCCCAGGCCTTCCTTGGCGCCGCCATAAAGGGCCTGGAACTCCTGGGCGTAGCCTTCCGCCAGGGTGGGGGAGGGGAGGAGGAGGGCGTTTTCGTTGTTGCGGGCGAAGGCGTTCCAGGTCATGTTCACGCTTCCCGTCCACACCGCCTTGCGGTCCACCACCAGGAACTTGTGGTGCATGAAGCCTTCCCGCTCGTCGTAGCAGACGGGGATGCCGGCGATTTCCTCGCAGTCTAGGGAAAGGGGCTTGACCCTTTCCCGCAGGAGGGCGCGGGGCACCTTAGGGGGCTCTTCCCCTTGCCCCAAGGAGGCCGCCACCAGGTAGCGGCGGAAGTCCTCCCGGTAGTCGCTTTCCCCGTAAAGCCGAACCCTCACCCCCCGCTTTCCGGCCGCGAGGAGGCCTTTTGCGATCTCTAGGTCGCGAAATTCGTAGAAGGCCCCCTCCAGGGTTTCCTGGGCCGAGGCCATGAGGGCAAGGAGATGGGCCTTGGCCCTTTCCCCATCCTGGGGCATGAAGTAGACCTCGGCCTTTCCCGCCTCCACTGGGGGCGGGGCGGGCTTGCGGAGCTCTTGGTAGGCCCAAAGGAGGAAAAGGACGAGGAGGACCAGGTAGCCGGGAAGCCCCGCCAAAGCCTTTTGCCTGCGCCGCCTAGTACCCACTGCCCGCTTCCCCCCGTACCAGGGCCACACCGCTGGAGGTGCCGAGGCGGCTTGCCCCCGCTTCCAAGAGTTGCAGGGCGGTTTCCCGGTCCCGGATGCCCCCCGCCGCCTTCACCCGGGCCCGGCCCCTGGCGACCCGCACCAAAAGCTCCACGTCCGCAAGGCTTGCCCCCCGGGGGCCAAAGCCCGTGGAGGTTTTGAGGAAGTCCGCCCCACCCCGGATGGCGGCCTCGGCCAGGGCCTCCAGGGCCTCGGGGGTGAAGTGGCCCGTTTCCAGGATCACCTTGAGCACCGCCCGGGGTACCGCCCGGCGCACGGCGCGCACCTCCTCTTCCACGTAGGCCAGGTCGCCGGCGAGGGCCCTTCCCAAGTGCAGGACCATGTCAATCTCATCCGCCCCCCGGGCGTAGGCGAGGCTGGCCTCGAGGGCCTTCACCTCCTTTTCCTGGTACCCCAAAGGGAACCCCACCACGGTCACCAGGCGGAAGGGCGCATGGGGGTAGCGCTCCCGCACGAGGCCCACGTAGGAGGGGGGGATGCAGAGGCCATAGAAACCGTACTCCAGGGCTTCTTCCGC encodes:
- the plsY gene encoding glycerol-3-phosphate 1-O-acyltransferase PlsY — encoded protein: MDWLWVLFLAYLFGSIPAGVLVARTYGVDIRKVGSGNIGATNVLRALGPGPAFVVAFFDVFKGGIAVLIARAVGIEGPLLGGVALAAVLGHNYSVFLGFQGGKGVATSFGTLLFLDPVLALWTLPIGLSVMLLTRYVSAGSMTGGLAALVLALALGRPLWEVGTVALMALLIFFTHRENLKRLQAGTERRLGERVEVRDA
- the bshB1 gene encoding bacillithiol biosynthesis deacetylase BshB1; amino-acid sequence: MLDLLVIAPHPDDGELGCGGTLARAKAEGLSTGILDLTRGEMGTKGTPEERAQEVAEASRILGLDFRGNLGLPDGGLADTPEQRLKLADALRKLRPRILFAPLEADRHPDHTAASRLVVAALHLAGLKKAPLEGEPHRVERFFFYPGNHPFTPSFLVKISAFIDQWEQAVLAYRSQFSGEAASETVGPKGVEARKAMRRYFGNYLGVDYAEPFVSQLPVLYVPWSRA
- the argF gene encoding ornithine carbamoyltransferase: MGGDALTLPKDLLDFYGYSAQAIRDLIALAERLKRERYRGEELKGKVLALLFEKPSLRTRTTLEVAMLHLGGHAVYLDQKQVGIGEREPVRDIAKNLERFVEGIAARVYRHATVEALARHARIPVINALSDRAHPLQALADLLTLKEVFGGWEGLEVAWVGDGNNVLNSLLEVAPLVGLRVRVATPKGYEPDPALLEKAKAYFTHDPKEAAFGAHALYTDVWTSMGQEAEREKRLKDFRGFQVNGELLSLLHPEGIFLHCLPAHYGEETTEEAVHGPKSRVFDQAENRLHTAKAVLLTLLK
- a CDS encoding Uma2 family endonuclease — translated: MVRPYRFSLEEFLKLPLPERGVELLEGEIYQMAPIGPRHAYVLNRWNRLFVERFPEALVQVQGPLALAPDVYLEPDLALLRPGDYGERLPGAEDVLLLLEVSDASLEYDLGKKVPLYARMGVPEVWVQDLQGSRLLVFRTPEEDHYREQIWVKPGERLAPLAFPEVLLEVPW
- the argC gene encoding N-acetyl-gamma-glutamyl-phosphate reductase, which translates into the protein MGILGASGYGGAELLRLLKRHPGVELVGFSSRKHEGRPLSSAWPQLWDERPFVAQEEVLERADVLFLALPNGLAMGITPEALRAGKRVIDLSGDYRLPPEVYEAWYGIRHQSPELFREAVYGLPELHREELREARLVANPGCYVTAATLALAPLAAEGVLRRAFVVGLSGVSGAGREGEGTFFAEVNENLKPYKVGGTHRHIPEMEANLGRLLAQGRRVRTHGPRREVRLSFTPHLVPMTRGILVTAEAEVEGTWSQEALDALYRDFYLGEPFVRVLGGLPETKGTYGANRVDLKPLYEERTGRVLVFAALDNLVKGMAGQAVQNLNLMLGLPEDTALPKEGVWP
- the argJ gene encoding bifunctional glutamate N-acetyltransferase/amino-acid acetyltransferase ArgJ; this translates as MAVRLPRGFRAGATRAGIKPSGKPDLALLVSGLPAQWAYAATQNRAAAPSIHRGRGLYATGAPLRAVVVNAGNANCATGERGFRDDARMAELAAFRLGLAPEEVLTASTGVIGVPLPVERIAAGLPQIELTPYADPFAEAILTTDLVPKVAEAEVAGARVVGIAKGSGMIHPNMATMLAFLVTDAWVPQEALREAWRGIVDRTFNQVTVDGDTSTNDLALVMANGAYGEVPPEALFQALEGVARELAKRIARDGEGATKLLVVRVVGAVTEEEARRAARAVAGSLLWKSALYGNDPNWGRILAALGNSGARFDPLRVRISLQGIPLYAGGDLPFDRERASQAMRQEVVEVLVDLGEGEGAAEAYGCDLTEGYVRINALYTT
- a CDS encoding outer membrane beta-barrel protein, whose protein sequence is MKKAVVVAFAALLTAAMAQKFSVEAGAGLYGNLGGQLAVVAEDFTPGLPLGVRLGVGFAQSDARDDGYDLGGGTTWGDYKKTNELSEWGQNITLSLDVLYKVAGLGLPVEVAPYAGIRYNLFSGGYTDPQNKISGTKSESVSTNQFGFGAGVRLAYPLMPNLSLVGDLGADYYLNACFKRVHEDDSGNKTERTVCPGGSGYDSLNELVTQPEWVFKLRVGAAYRF
- a CDS encoding DUF420 domain-containing protein — encoded protein: MKELLGLLAVWSIVLSGLALLVGVGLIRRGERVWHHRAMLTATALAALFLVFYLTKWGLYGTTAYGGPEAWRGVYYFILITHTLLATLNGPLALYVIWRAIRGEFALHKRWAKVLVPIWLYVALTGWVIYLVLKRYGVESGGIAF
- the minC gene encoding septum site-determining protein MinC — protein: MRLRATPKALALRLDGGESAEDIARLTLPEGLPLEVEVAGPVPQEVVEALLALGRPLTLVPARSHKGLSTLVVSKTLRAGERVEHPGTVVVLGDVNPGAEVVAGGDVIVVGKLRGLAHAGAGGDEERFIFALSLGAKQLRIGPHLAQAPEGEAAEGPELARVVEGRIVVEPWARRRSPPTPPRSA
- a CDS encoding penicillin-binding transpeptidase domain-containing protein encodes the protein MTSRLYALMLSFLVALGLLGLRAWQLQVLEHEKYALKSQGNYLKTEGIPAPRGRILDRKGRVIAQDRLVVDLVYEGGEVAFKERLLPLLGLKELPKEPGVLKAGVPEHLLPTLAELTAGQRNLKLVERIERHYPNPISGPVLGYVLQANAEQVKRGYSPDEQVGQAGLEAALEPYLRGKRGVKAVEVNVRGERLRETILEEPTPGKDVVLTLDLDLQRAAERALEEALADINAGRRLNGLPPATRVKGAIVALDPRSGEILAMASAPSFDPNLFAKRPVPKEVQDLLRDPDLPLLNRALQPYTPGSTFKLATSYALLEEGYVSPNTPYRCSPYIVYGGQVRRNWASRDMGPMTVREAIAWSCNTWYYQAVAQDPLGFVDRLAARAQLLGLGEPTGVEVAEKTGLLPTRAWKREALGEAWYPGETLSVAIGQGPVLATPAQIARMLATLANGGKKPRLHLVKRLGKEEVRPSLAPVPGRFFGVLQEGLRKTVTEGTARHVLGSFPVPTGGKTGTAETPGKRRGLEHAWYMGYGPTDPQSPYPPLVVVAFFENGGEGSRVALPAVRKVMEAYWKVPEEAKAP